A region of Candidatus Omnitrophota bacterium DNA encodes the following proteins:
- a CDS encoding endonuclease III domain-containing protein, whose product MKPKLNLIYKKLYSYFGPQHWWPGDSPFEVMVGAILTQNTSWLNVEKAINNLKKHKVLTADKLYKLSSKRLALLIRPAGYYNIKAERLKIFLRFFLKYYQGLEGMLNSDTLALRNQLLGVKGIGPETADSILLYALNKPVFVVDAYTRRILSRHRFIPEGADYHQTQNLFMQNLKKSVKLFNEYHALLVKLGKEFCLKNKPRCEICPLR is encoded by the coding sequence ATGAAGCCTAAGCTTAATCTCATTTATAAAAAGCTGTATTCTTATTTCGGGCCGCAGCATTGGTGGCCGGGAGATAGCCCTTTTGAGGTTATGGTCGGGGCAATCCTCACCCAGAATACCAGCTGGCTGAACGTAGAAAAGGCAATAAATAATCTCAAAAAACACAAGGTCTTGACGGCAGATAAACTCTACAAGCTCTCTTCTAAAAGGCTGGCCTTGCTGATAAGGCCGGCTGGTTACTACAATATTAAAGCAGAGAGGTTGAAAATTTTTTTAAGGTTTTTCCTCAAATATTATCAGGGCTTGGAAGGGATGTTAAATTCGGATACCCTGGCTTTGCGTAATCAGTTGCTTGGCGTAAAAGGCATAGGCCCTGAGACCGCGGATTCCATATTACTCTATGCATTAAATAAGCCTGTTTTCGTGGTAGATGCCTATACCAGAAGGATACTCTCGCGCCACCGCTTTATCCCGGAGGGCGCCGATTATCACCAAACGCAAAATTTATTTATGCAGAATCTAAAGAAAAGCGTAAAATTATTTAATGAATACCACGCCCTGCTGGTAAAATTAGGCAAGGAGTTCTGCCTGAAGAATAAACCGAGATGTGAAATATGCCCGTTAAGATAA